The sequence below is a genomic window from Providencia rettgeri.
CAAAGTGAATGGCTGGATAATGGCGTTGAAAATAAATGTTTATCGACCACGACCTATGAGTACAACGCACGTTTGCAATTGGTGAAAGCCACCAACCCCGATTCAGTGGTTGAATTTGAATATGATGCGCAGGGGCGTTTAACGTGTGAGCGAATCAATGGTCAAGAAATCAAACATGATTGGGACAGCGACCATTCGACGTTAGCGCGTACCGCTTTCGGTGACCGTGAACTTCATTATGCCTTTGGGCAACTCGGTGAATTAACCTCACTACAAATCAACCAGCACGCGCCGCTGCAATATAGCTACAATGCGGTCGGGCAAGAGTACCTTCGCCGCAGTGAGGCGGGGTTCGCCAATTCAAGCCATTACACCGCCACCGGATTGTTAGCCCATCAACGGGCGGGGCGTGGCAGTGAAAACTTCTTGCAATCACTGCAACAGGATCCGCAGCAGCCGCCATTTTGTACCGATGTGCACCGTTCTTATCAATACGACCGTGCACACAATGTGGTGCGTATTGAAGATGACCGTTGGAAGCAGACCACCTATCGGTATAACGCGAACGACCAAATCACCGAAACCCAATACAGCAACCAAATTGGCAATCGTGATGAAAAGTTTCTTTATGATGCGAACCTAAACCTCACCGAGCACATGACATTGCCGTCGGATGCGCAAGGGGCGATGTTACAGTTATTCCAGCAACAACAAGCGGGGCGCGTCACACGGCGGGATACGGCAAGGGGCTATCAACTTTACCATTACGATGTCAATGGGCGGTTAGAGAAAAAGGTTGTTTATGAGCATGGCTATCGACCAAAAGAGTGGCGCTATCTGTGGAACACTCAAAACCAACTGACCGCGTGTTTCACACCAAAAGGGGACTGCTGGCGTTACACCTACGATGCCTTTGGCCGACGGCTGAGTAAAACGCAAACCGTGGATAGCCAAGCGGCTCATGTCAATCCACGGTTTCCTCAGTTGAAACCGAAAGTTACAGCATGGCACTATTTGTGGTCAGGCGACCAAATGGTGGAAGAAACGCCAATCTATGCCGATGGAACACTGGCTTATGATTCACAAATTCAATGGCTGTACGAACCGGGGGCTATTACACCGACAGCGCGCTATCAAAATGGTGATCTGGTCAAGCTAGGCCGCACACTTTTTCCTTACACTTTCAAACTCAATTGGCGACATATCATTTAATGAAGTATGAAGCCGAACTGAGTTGTAGTATTTGATGTATTTCTCTACATCAGTTTTCATGCTTTCTCTGGTTAAATGGTAAACATTTAATAGCCATTCATTTTTCAAGCTGCCGAAAAACCTTTCAACCACAGCATTATCTAAACATGCTCCACAACCACTCATTGATGGCGTAATTCGATTGCTCCATAGCAATGATTGAAAACGCTTACTGGTGTATTGTGAGCCTCTGTCGCTATGGAAGATCAAGCCTGCTTTGGGTTGACGCAGGTTGATAGCCATTTGCATCGCTCTCATGGTTAAATCAACCGTCATGCGTTTACTCAACGCCCAGCCAATAATACGGCGAGAATGCAAATCCATCACAACAGCTAGGTACATCCAGCCTTGATGCGTTCTTAGATAGGTGATATCACCCGCCCACGCCTGATTTGCTCTGGCTGGATTGAATTGGCGCTTCAATAAGTTATCAGCAACCGCATGGCTATGTTTGCGCATAGTCGTCACTTTATAAGCCACTCGCTGTTTAACGACTAAACCGAGCTTTTTCATCAAGCTCTTAACCCGACAAATACCAATTTTAAAGCCTTCTTTGCGTAGCAACTTCATTAAGGTTCTGGCACCAGCACTACTGCGGCTATCATCAAATAACCTCTTCATGCGACGATAAAGCATTAACTCTTCAACACTAATAATCTTGGCTGGTCGCCTCAGCCATGCGTAATAGGCTGACCGACTCACTTCTAGAACCTCGCACAAAACGCTAATTGGAAAGCGCCATTGCTGCTCTTTAATATATTCGAACTTTATTTCATTTCTTTCGCAAAGAAGGCACTCGCCTTTTTTAAGATCTCACGCTCCATCTGTAAGCGTTTATTCTCTTTTCTGAGCTTAACCAGTTCAGCTCTCTCATCTTTGCTTAATGCTTCGCCTGAAGTTTGCTTGGCTAGTTTGTCTTTCCAGTTGTAAAGCAGCTTAGTTGTTATGCCTAATGATTTGGCTGCTTCAGTAACACTGTAACCTTGTTCAGTGACTAGCTTTACAGCTTCTTCTCTGAACTCATCAGTATATTTTCTAGGTTTTCTTCGTTGGGTCATTTTCACACCTTTGTTGTTGGACTAATTATCCTTCACAAAAGTGTGCGGTGCCATTAAATCAGATCATGGCAAATTGCACTATGTGGTGACCGACCACCAAGGCACGCCACGAGAGATTTTCACGGAAGCGGGTAAGGCGAGCTGGGCAGGGCGCCTGAATACGTGGGGGCAGATGCAGTTTTGGCAATCCCGCGATGGCCTTGCCGATAATGACCCCAATTATACGGAGTGCCACTTTCGTTTTGCAGGTCAATATGAAGACCGAGAAACGGGTTTGTATTACAACCGCTTCCGCTATTATGATAAGGACAACGGGCAGTATATTTCCCCCGATCCGATAGGGCTACTGGGTGGGTTTAACCCGTATGGGTATGTGTACTGTCCGACAGGTTGGGTAGATCCGTTTGGGTTGGCGGGTGGTAAGGGGAATAAAGGGGATCTAGATGGTTCGGGTAGGCCATTAGCTAGCCCAAGATACTCTGTAGCATTTGAAACAAAAATAGATAGTAAATTCTATCCCGGACGTTCTGATAAGGTTCATTTTCAGGAAGCTAATAGAAATCTTCATGAGGCTATGAAAGCATACCCTATATTTGCTAAAAAATTGGAAGATATGTATCCGGGAATAACTCAAGGTATACAGCCCGGTCCTAGAGGAGCATACCCAAGACGCTCACCTTTGCCAGAGCTGACATGGCATCATGAGGCTAATCAACCAGGTGTAATGCAATTAGTGCCTATAAAGCAACATCAAGCTCCTGGAGTTGTTCAGGATTCTCTCCATCCTGGAGGGAAAGGAGGAATGAGTAATTGGGGAGGGGGACGATAATATGATCGAAGAAACACTGAGAAATGTTTTACAAAAAGTAATAGATATACCTTGGAATTTAGCGCTTTATCTGCCTAAAGATACATTAAATTGGGATTTAGATACTCTTGCTATGATTGAAGATCCTGATGACGTTGAGTCAGATGAACTAGATGATGACCCTGAAGTTATAAAAGAAGCTAATTATAGGTATGTGCTAACGATCCAAATGTTACAAAGCATTGTTACCTATGCTAAATTACAAAAAGCTAATGTAACTGAAGAAGAGTTACTTCAATGCCTTATTTATTATTTTAATAATGATGCTTATTTAACTCTTTAGCTATATAGCCAGAAGATCCTTCAACCTTCTGGCTTACTCATTTTTAAGAGCCGCTCAGTTTTGCCTTTAGCCGCTAATATACTCTGCCATCAGCTCGCGCATCGTATGCCGTATGGCGGTTAGCTGTGCTTGCTGTTGTTGGCTTTGCTGCTTCATTGCTCGGATATCTTTGCTGTCAGGTATCAAGACCAAACAGCCCTCATTTCTTGTGATTGCGAGCTGAATAATGAGTTTGTGCAAGAATACCTTCGCTGTAGTGAGATGGGCTTTATGAATTCTAGTCATTAAACAGAGATAGGATTATTAGCCCTTTACAACAGCGAATCACTGCAACCTTGAAACTTTAAAAGCAGGCAACGCTGCCTTATAAGTTCATAGGGCGGGGATGCAATTGAAGCGTTTTTGCGCCACACTTTTTATGCTCCCCTTTACTATATTGAGATAGTCTTTGGGATACTTTAATTAGTTACTCATTAAGAGAGATAATTAAATCATTGACTTATGTCCTTTTAGGGGGGATGGAGATAAATGCCACATTGTTTTTTTCTCATCATTCAGTGTCACAGACATCTCTAATAACATATTTTCAGATAGGCAAAATGGAAAAAAGTGATAGAGATGAGTGGTAAATACAAAGGCCTCACCTTCGCTTTCATATTGGGCGTTATCAAGTAGTAGAGATAAAGATAAACACCGGTAAGGTTTACCTTTTAATATATGGTCATATAAATGTGTTTTCAGCTCAATGAGCCCAGACAGTAGTCGCTCACATTTTCGTGTCACTTGCCTATCAGTATCTCGATAGAGAATATAATCAGCAATTAGGTGTTTTATGCTTTCTAACGACATTAGCATTGAGGCATTAGCACTGTAATGGGATAGTAATTGCCAAAAATGGTGGTTATTGACGATGGGAGGATAGCAAGGTGACAATAACGTGATATTTCCCGTTTTAATTCCGTCAGGCATTTTTTCACTGTGTTGGTTTAATAAGCCAATTTCGTTTTTTTGGTTACGTTCAAAGCCTGTATAAATACATGAAAAATGTAAGCTGGGCGGTGTTACCATAGGGGCGCCTTTATTATCAAAAAAATTTAAATAATAAAGGGTATGTCCCGTGATATTTTTCTCCATCGTTAAGGAGTAAAAAAGGGTTTTATGGTATTGAGGCATAAGGCGTGAAGATGCCGTCAATTCTGTCGTAGGATAAAAATGACAATATATGCCTCTCTCTTGTTCATGTGGCTCAAGTGAAAGTTGGATTTCAAAGAGGTCAGCCAAGTAGTGATGGCTAGGGATAGGAAGTAAATAACTTGATTTATTTTCTTTAAAATCAATTAGCAAGGTGTGTTGTGCTTCGGTATCTATTGCAGGAGCACAATTTAAATAAAAGCTATTTTCACATTCCTCTTGTGTCAAAGGAAGCTGTTGATTTAAATAGATGTTAACTGTAAAACGCCTTTCTTGCTCCCAATCTAGCTCAGTGACAACTTGGGGAATATTGAGCTCAACAAAATGATGAACATGAGGTAAATAAAGGCCTTCTAATAATTGCTGTGGAGCACTGAGTGATACATTTTCTTGCGGGAAAATTTTATAGGGCTTTCCAATTTTGGGCTCGAAAGCGTAATTAAGTGGATCACCCTCATAGCGAATATGATTATGGATGACTTCAATTTTTTCAAAATACTGGCTAAATGCGAGTAATAAGATTTCTGATGTTTTTTTATTGGCTCCTAAAAAAATATCAAGTGAACTTGTTGAATGAAATTTAGTTTCACCTCGATACTGTATTTCAAGCGAAATACATGAGCGATTTGGGTGTTGAATAATTTTCCTATCAAGAAGACTATAGGGTGTCACGACGAGATCATGACAAAAGCTAAAACGAGCCCCATTATTACCTAAGACAAGATGGTCTTTATTTATCTCTACTGGAAAAGAAAGCAATTCATTTTGGTCAATTTGTACAATAGTCGTCGATGGAAGCCCTTTTATCGCTTGGGAATCAAGCCGTTGCAGTAGAGGTAATGTGATTTCAGGAAATGCATCATCAATTTTATCTTGTAAACGTGCAGACAAAAAAGCAAATCCTTCCAATAGATAACTCGTTTGTGGATCTTGAGGGTCTAACACATCTGCTAAATG
It includes:
- a CDS encoding IS3 family transposase (programmed frameshift) → MTQRRKPRKYTDEFREEAVKLVTEQGYSVTEAAKSLGITTKLLYNWKDKLAKQTSGEALSKDERAELVKLRKENKRLQMERENLKKGECLLCERNEIKFEYIKEQQWRFPISVLCEVLEVSRSAYYAWLRRPAKIISVEELMLYRRMKRLFDDSRSSAGARTLMKLLRKEGFKIGICRVKSLMKKLGLVVKQRVAYKVTTMRKHSHAVADNLLKRQFNPARANQAWAGDITYLRTHQGWMYLAVVMDLHSRRIIGWALSKRMTVDLTMRAMQMAINLRQPKAGLIFHSDRGSQYTSKRFQSLLWSNRITPSMSGCGACLDNAVVERFFGSLKNEWLLNVYHLTRESMKTDVEKYIKYYNSVRLHTSLNDMSPIEFESVRKKCAA
- a CDS encoding RHS repeat-associated core domain-containing protein; the protein is MVTDHQGTPREIFTEAGKASWAGRLNTWGQMQFWQSRDGLADNDPNYTECHFRFAGQYEDRETGLYYNRFRYYDKDNGQYISPDPIGLLGGFNPYGYVYCPTGWVDPFGLAGGKGNKGDLDGSGRPLASPRYSVAFETKIDSKFYPGRSDKVHFQEANRNLHEAMKAYPIFAKKLEDMYPGITQGIQPGPRGAYPRRSPLPELTWHHEANQPGVMQLVPIKQHQAPGVVQDSLHPGGKGGMSNWGGGR
- a CDS encoding DUF7716 domain-containing protein; translated protein: MIEETLRNVLQKVIDIPWNLALYLPKDTLNWDLDTLAMIEDPDDVESDELDDDPEVIKEANYRYVLTIQMLQSIVTYAKLQKANVTEEELLQCLIYYFNNDAYLTL
- a CDS encoding type VI secretion system baseplate subunit TssF, producing MSEIKYIKEKQYLQKLFSEYADKKPHLADVLDPQDPQTSYLLEGFAFLSARLQDKIDDAFPEITLPLLQRLDSQAIKGLPSTTIVQIDQNELLSFPVEINKDHLVLGNNGARFSFCHDLVVTPYSLLDRKIIQHPNRSCISLEIQYRGETKFHSTSSLDIFLGANKKTSEILLLAFSQYFEKIEVIHNHIRYEGDPLNYAFEPKIGKPYKIFPQENVSLSAPQQLLEGLYLPHVHHFVELNIPQVVTELDWEQERRFTVNIYLNQQLPLTQEECENSFYLNCAPAIDTEAQHTLLIDFKENKSSYLLPIPSHHYLADLFEIQLSLEPHEQERGIYCHFYPTTELTASSRLMPQYHKTLFYSLTMEKNITGHTLYYLNFFDNKGAPMVTPPSLHFSCIYTGFERNQKNEIGLLNQHSEKMPDGIKTGNITLLSPCYPPIVNNHHFWQLLSHYSANASMLMSLESIKHLIADYILYRDTDRQVTRKCERLLSGLIELKTHLYDHILKGKPYRCLSLSLLLDNAQYESEGEAFVFTTHLYHFFPFCLSENMLLEMSVTLNDEKKTMWHLSPSPLKGHKSMI